A stretch of the Sphingobacterium thalpophilum genome encodes the following:
- a CDS encoding L-dopachrome tautomerase-related protein: protein MIRKTLFLLPLIHAFCINIWAQEKLPLDPNLEIAASFGPYRPIGVSVSSNNRLFVSFPKQKEDHQYGLTEIINGRRVPYPNEDWNKQGDEKSHFVNVQDIFVDAQDYLWVLDSKPSSSGSIFGGPGKIDEGQFKLLKINTRTDQVERIYTFNDIDKEKSGLNDVRIDVPKNLAYLSDPGQAAIIILDLRTGKTRKALENTSFTLADPGLVLSYSGTAMRNTAGKPFLSNVNGIALTHDFNYLYFKPINKEYLYRIATRHLADSSLSSTVLQKKVENMGKVGVTHGLLADSQGNIYLTTSMDYSIKYLSSDGEIHTLTQDPRLLWPDSLGIGGDGYLYFSCAQLSRDPQWNNGISKVELPYRVFKVKLPQRK, encoded by the coding sequence ATGATTAGAAAAACTTTATTTCTTTTACCGTTGATCCATGCCTTTTGTATTAACATCTGGGCACAAGAAAAGCTTCCATTGGATCCTAACCTCGAAATTGCGGCTTCTTTTGGTCCCTACCGCCCTATTGGAGTCAGTGTAAGTTCAAATAACAGATTATTTGTTTCGTTTCCGAAGCAAAAAGAGGATCACCAATACGGCCTGACAGAAATTATAAATGGTAGACGCGTCCCCTATCCCAACGAAGACTGGAACAAACAGGGTGATGAAAAGTCTCATTTTGTCAACGTTCAGGATATATTTGTCGACGCGCAGGACTATTTGTGGGTACTGGACTCAAAACCATCTTCTTCTGGTTCCATCTTTGGCGGTCCAGGTAAGATTGACGAAGGACAATTCAAACTGTTGAAAATTAATACACGTACGGATCAAGTCGAACGCATTTATACGTTCAACGACATTGACAAAGAAAAATCAGGCCTAAATGACGTCCGCATCGATGTTCCGAAAAACCTAGCTTATCTTTCGGATCCCGGACAGGCGGCAATCATTATTCTTGACCTCCGGACAGGAAAAACTAGAAAAGCGCTGGAAAACACCTCCTTTACACTTGCCGATCCCGGACTTGTGCTCAGCTATTCTGGTACAGCAATGCGCAATACAGCCGGCAAACCGTTTCTTTCCAATGTCAACGGAATTGCCTTAACTCACGACTTTAATTACCTTTATTTCAAACCCATAAACAAGGAATATTTATACCGCATAGCAACTAGGCATCTTGCGGACTCATCCTTATCTTCGACAGTGTTGCAAAAAAAGGTGGAAAACATGGGAAAGGTTGGAGTCACCCACGGTTTACTTGCGGATAGCCAAGGTAACATTTATCTCACAACTTCAATGGACTACAGTATCAAGTACCTGTCTTCCGATGGAGAGATCCATACACTCACACAGGACCCAAGATTGCTATGGCCGGATTCTTTAGGGATCGGAGGCGATGGCTATCTTTATTTCTCGTGTGCACAGCTTTCCAGAGACCCGCAGTGGAATAATGGGATCAGCAAAGTTGAACTGCCATACAGGGTTTTTAAAGTAAAACTACCACAGCGAAAATAA
- a CDS encoding RNA ligase family protein, which produces MESTKYGRTYHFPFSPGTSSDDRFNHQYWTDIQSFPGLLYTEKLDGENNCLSKRGVFARSHAAPTISPWTAALREHWGRLKNDLGDLEFFGENLYAVHSIEYIKLEHYYYVFAARIKDMWLSWDEVQFYAALFDLPTVPVLRVDIVKDLTPIRLQDIIETFAARGSVFGSIDPRTGQYCTREGIVCRNTDGYSVSEFNHNVFKYVRQGHVQTDEHWSKSWKRTKLIWERNSKNGLENNR; this is translated from the coding sequence ATGGAATCAACTAAATATGGTCGTACCTACCATTTTCCTTTTTCTCCCGGAACAAGCAGTGACGATCGTTTCAATCATCAATATTGGACAGATATCCAATCCTTCCCGGGTTTGCTCTATACAGAGAAACTTGATGGGGAAAACAACTGTCTATCTAAAAGAGGGGTATTTGCACGTTCGCATGCAGCTCCGACAATCTCTCCGTGGACGGCGGCATTACGGGAACACTGGGGAAGATTAAAAAATGATCTGGGGGACCTGGAGTTTTTCGGAGAAAATCTTTATGCCGTCCACTCCATTGAATACATCAAATTAGAACATTACTATTACGTATTTGCTGCTCGCATCAAAGACATGTGGCTTTCTTGGGATGAAGTTCAATTTTATGCTGCTTTATTTGATCTGCCGACTGTCCCCGTATTACGAGTGGATATCGTGAAAGACTTGACGCCCATACGGCTACAGGATATTATTGAAACTTTTGCAGCACGGGGTTCGGTATTTGGGTCTATCGATCCAAGGACTGGGCAGTACTGTACCCGTGAAGGGATTGTCTGCCGGAATACAGACGGTTATTCTGTTTCGGAATTTAATCATAACGTATTTAAGTACGTTCGACAAGGTCATGTGCAGACAGATGAGCATTGGTCAAAGTCATGGAAAAGAACAAAGCTCATCTGGGAAAGGAATTCAAAAAATGGACTGGAAAATAACAGATAA
- a CDS encoding AAA family ATPase, whose translation MDWKITDNKNWQSLHDQFSWIRDMQYVAQDPVHHAEGNVAIHTQMVLEQLQHSKTYQRMSIQRQEVLWAAALLHDVEKRSTTLIDAQGRISSPGHARKGAQTARQILFRDVETPFVLREEIVALVHYHGLPIWLLDKVDPMKRALQASLQLDMAELKLLAEADVKGRICQDQRGLLEALELFELYVKELACWHSPRVFTSSNARFTYFNREEGYVDYVPFDRFRSTVIVLSGLPGMGKDHYISTLPKDVPVISLDDIRRKHCIDPTDRRRNGWVVQQAKEQAKGYLRRGQNFVWNATNITSMMRKQLIDLFVSYRAYIKLVYIERPYDQWRNQNNQRAYPLSEVVLDKMLHNLEVPLLTEAHEVLYVVD comes from the coding sequence ATGGACTGGAAAATAACAGATAATAAAAATTGGCAGAGTCTGCATGATCAGTTTTCATGGATACGCGATATGCAGTATGTCGCTCAAGATCCGGTACATCATGCTGAAGGCAATGTAGCAATTCACACCCAAATGGTCTTGGAGCAATTGCAGCACTCAAAGACCTATCAAAGGATGAGCATTCAACGGCAGGAAGTTTTATGGGCTGCTGCTCTTTTACATGACGTCGAGAAACGGTCAACAACATTAATCGACGCTCAAGGACGGATTAGTTCGCCGGGCCATGCGCGAAAGGGAGCGCAAACAGCACGGCAAATTTTATTCCGGGACGTCGAGACGCCTTTCGTTTTGCGGGAGGAAATTGTGGCGTTGGTACATTATCATGGGCTCCCTATATGGTTGCTGGACAAGGTGGATCCCATGAAGAGAGCACTGCAAGCTTCCTTGCAGCTCGATATGGCTGAACTAAAACTGCTGGCGGAAGCAGACGTAAAGGGTCGGATTTGTCAGGATCAGCGTGGATTGCTCGAGGCTCTTGAACTGTTTGAATTATATGTCAAGGAGCTGGCGTGTTGGCATTCACCGCGTGTTTTTACAAGTTCGAATGCACGGTTTACTTATTTCAATAGGGAAGAAGGTTACGTGGATTATGTACCTTTTGATCGCTTTAGATCTACAGTAATCGTGTTATCAGGCTTGCCGGGGATGGGTAAAGATCATTATATCAGTACGCTTCCTAAAGATGTGCCCGTTATCAGTCTTGACGACATCCGCCGCAAACACTGTATAGATCCGACTGATAGAAGAAGAAATGGATGGGTTGTCCAACAGGCGAAAGAGCAAGCGAAGGGTTATCTGCGCCGCGGGCAGAATTTCGTATGGAACGCGACAAATATCACATCTATGATGCGTAAACAGCTAATCGATCTTTTTGTCAGTTATCGGGCGTACATAAAGCTGGTCTATATCGAAAGACCCTATGATCAGTGGCGAAACCAGAATAACCAACGTGCGTATCCTCTTTCCGAGGTGGTGTTGGACAAGATGTTGCATAACTTGGAAGTGCCGTTGCTGACAGAAGCGCATGAGGTCTTATATGTTGTCGATTAA
- a CDS encoding 3-keto-disaccharide hydrolase: MRRNTLIKTVLMVAALSNIPLSYAQSHGDTESGWTNLFDGKTLNGWKAVGGKAPYTVEGDAIVGRMTKGTPNSFLITEKEYGDFILELDVKLEGSQTNSGIQTRSHLDPKANEGRGRVYGRQVEIDPSDRAWTGGIYDEARRGWLYPLDLNENAKKAYRPEEYNHVRIEAIGDELRTWINDIPVSYVVDTIDRAGFIGLQVHSIPAELDGKKVYFKNVKIKTSDLRSKGFPNDIYIVNLKPNEIVDAEKKKGMKLLFDGKTSNGWRSIHGDKFPDRGWEVKDGQLTVLKSDGGESTNGGDIVTKDKYTVFDLSFEFKLSAGANSGVKYFVTLKEKSKGSAIGLEYQVLDDALHPDAKLGRDGNRTLASLYDLITSNRDARARRPIGEWNRGRIVVTADNKVEHYLNGIKMLTYERGSKQFRDLVAISKYKDWENFGEAKEGFILLQDHGDRVSFRSIKINKPNQQ; this comes from the coding sequence ATGAGAAGAAACACATTAATCAAGACTGTTCTAATGGTAGCGGCACTGAGCAATATTCCATTATCGTATGCGCAGTCCCATGGCGACACAGAATCAGGATGGACAAATCTTTTTGACGGAAAAACGTTAAATGGTTGGAAAGCTGTGGGCGGAAAAGCCCCTTACACCGTAGAAGGCGATGCTATCGTCGGGCGCATGACAAAAGGTACACCAAATTCATTTTTAATTACCGAAAAAGAATACGGCGACTTTATATTGGAACTCGATGTTAAGCTTGAGGGTAGTCAAACGAACTCGGGAATACAGACACGGAGCCATTTGGATCCAAAAGCAAATGAAGGCCGAGGTCGCGTATATGGCCGTCAAGTTGAGATAGATCCGTCTGACCGTGCTTGGACGGGAGGTATATATGATGAAGCGCGCCGAGGCTGGCTGTATCCTTTGGATCTTAACGAAAACGCCAAGAAAGCCTACAGGCCAGAGGAATATAATCATGTACGCATTGAAGCGATTGGGGATGAACTGCGCACGTGGATCAACGATATTCCTGTATCTTATGTTGTGGATACCATTGACCGAGCCGGTTTTATCGGTTTGCAGGTGCATAGTATTCCAGCAGAGCTTGATGGAAAGAAGGTGTATTTCAAAAATGTCAAGATTAAGACTAGCGACCTTAGATCTAAAGGCTTTCCAAACGATATTTATATCGTGAATTTAAAACCGAATGAAATTGTGGATGCCGAAAAGAAAAAAGGTATGAAGTTATTATTTGACGGCAAGACAAGTAACGGTTGGCGAAGTATTCATGGAGACAAATTTCCTGATCGTGGTTGGGAAGTTAAAGATGGTCAGCTGACAGTCCTGAAATCTGATGGGGGCGAATCGACGAATGGTGGCGATATCGTCACAAAGGATAAATATACTGTTTTCGACCTTTCTTTTGAATTTAAGCTCAGCGCCGGCGCCAATAGCGGGGTGAAATATTTCGTGACGCTAAAGGAGAAATCCAAGGGGTCAGCTATTGGACTGGAGTATCAGGTATTGGATGATGCACTTCATCCCGACGCGAAATTGGGCAGAGATGGAAACCGTACTTTAGCCTCGTTGTATGATCTAATTACCTCCAATCGCGATGCACGCGCCCGCAGGCCAATCGGTGAATGGAATCGCGGACGTATAGTCGTAACTGCTGACAATAAAGTGGAGCATTACCTAAACGGAATCAAAATGCTGACCTATGAGAGAGGTTCGAAACAATTCAGGGATCTGGTAGCTATCAGCAAATATAAAGACTGGGAAAATTTTGGTGAAGCCAAGGAAGGATTTATCCTTTTGCAGGATCATGGAGACCGTGTTTCGTTTCGTAGTATAAAAATTAATAAGCCAAACCAACAATAA
- a CDS encoding GNAT family N-acetyltransferase, giving the protein MENTDLSNIVIEAWSEPDGKTISELASLTLDVVRGGASVGFMGNLSHEEARNFWQQILVKATAGKIVLLIAKNTSSDQIVGTVQLQVDLPRNQPHRADVAKMLVHSSFRRRGLAESLLNRIEQLAKTLGKSLLVLDTVSYSPAHALYLKCGWKVVGEIPNYALLPDGTPCGTTYFYKSLIAD; this is encoded by the coding sequence ATGGAAAATACAGATTTAAGCAATATCGTGATTGAAGCATGGAGTGAACCAGATGGAAAGACAATCTCCGAACTGGCCTCACTAACATTGGATGTCGTCCGCGGAGGCGCTTCCGTAGGGTTTATGGGCAACTTAAGTCATGAGGAAGCGAGGAACTTTTGGCAACAGATTCTGGTTAAGGCTACCGCAGGAAAAATTGTGTTGCTCATTGCAAAAAACACCTCGTCCGATCAGATCGTGGGCACGGTACAGCTACAGGTAGATCTCCCCAGAAATCAACCTCATCGCGCCGATGTTGCGAAGATGCTGGTACATTCATCTTTTAGGCGCCGGGGCCTGGCGGAAAGCTTACTTAACCGTATCGAACAGCTAGCAAAAACGCTCGGAAAGTCATTATTGGTACTCGACACAGTAAGTTACAGTCCCGCACATGCGCTATACTTAAAATGTGGATGGAAGGTCGTTGGGGAAATTCCCAACTATGCACTCCTTCCGGATGGTACGCCTTGTGGCACAACCTATTTCTATAAATCCCTGATAGCTGATTAA
- a CDS encoding GNAT family N-acetyltransferase, whose protein sequence is MGNFPKLETQRLILNAITAADIPQIVTYLQEKVFSDFTSNIPHPYRKEDAEFWIKISDEAFKNRKAFNFAIRDKSGELLGAIGLQDEGSDKAELGYWIAIPYWNQGYVTEAAKKIIEYGFKELKFNKIFATFFPHNVASGKVMNKIGMKPEAILKQHLKKDGKYYDIPMYSIFRNGVK, encoded by the coding sequence ATGGGAAATTTTCCTAAGCTCGAGACACAGCGACTCATCCTCAACGCCATAACTGCCGCGGATATTCCTCAGATTGTAACTTATCTCCAAGAGAAGGTATTTTCCGACTTTACCTCGAATATTCCCCATCCGTACCGTAAAGAAGATGCAGAGTTTTGGATCAAAATATCTGATGAGGCCTTCAAAAACCGCAAAGCTTTTAACTTCGCTATTCGGGATAAAAGCGGAGAACTGCTAGGGGCTATTGGACTACAGGATGAGGGCTCTGATAAAGCGGAGTTGGGCTACTGGATAGCTATACCCTATTGGAATCAAGGCTACGTGACAGAGGCCGCTAAGAAGATTATTGAATACGGTTTTAAAGAATTGAAGTTCAACAAAATATTTGCTACTTTTTTTCCGCACAATGTCGCATCGGGAAAAGTGATGAACAAAATCGGCATGAAGCCCGAAGCGATCCTAAAACAGCATTTAAAGAAAGACGGAAAATATTATGATATTCCAATGTACTCGATTTTTAGAAACGGTGTAAAATAA
- a CDS encoding DUF72 domain-containing protein produces MKGNYFSGTSGILLPYKNKNFYPKELQDKSRLSVYSLLFNSLEVNSSFYKMPRLETVERWSDETGPDFRFTFKLWKGITHQKDLMFDTDDVRKFLGVIQGAANKKGCLLVQLPPSAKFPSITNLDRLLGVIASDERSVGWQVCVEFRDDSWYREETEELLQSYNAHRVLHDKDGKGLSISRNGTGIVYIRFHGPNGDYRESYEDTLLYEYSSYINDCLAEGKTVYTYFNNTIGAAIANLRTLEGYMMRE; encoded by the coding sequence ATGAAGGGAAATTATTTTTCGGGGACGAGCGGTATTCTCTTGCCCTACAAAAACAAGAACTTTTATCCAAAAGAACTGCAGGATAAGAGCAGATTATCGGTCTACAGTTTATTGTTTAATTCTCTGGAAGTGAACAGCTCATTTTATAAGATGCCCAGATTGGAGACTGTTGAGCGCTGGAGTGACGAGACAGGTCCTGATTTTCGTTTTACCTTTAAATTATGGAAGGGAATTACACATCAAAAAGACTTGATGTTTGATACTGACGATGTGCGTAAGTTCTTAGGGGTAATCCAGGGTGCAGCAAATAAAAAAGGATGCCTGCTGGTACAATTACCACCGTCGGCCAAGTTTCCGTCAATCACCAACTTGGACCGGCTTTTGGGCGTGATCGCGTCTGATGAAAGGAGTGTAGGCTGGCAAGTGTGTGTAGAATTCAGGGACGATTCTTGGTACCGTGAAGAAACGGAAGAACTGTTGCAGTCCTATAATGCACATCGCGTACTGCATGACAAAGATGGTAAAGGCCTGAGCATTTCCCGCAATGGTACAGGTATTGTGTACATACGTTTTCATGGGCCCAACGGAGACTATCGCGAAAGCTATGAAGATACATTACTCTATGAGTACAGCAGCTATATTAATGATTGTCTTGCTGAAGGAAAAACAGTTTATACCTATTTCAATAACACGATCGGTGCGGCGATTGCCAATCTTCGTACATTGGAAGGTTATATGATGAGAGAATAG
- a CDS encoding NADPH-dependent FMN reductase, protein MKIFAFAGSNSSTSINKQLVKFVLKSFEQQHDIDLIDLNDYDMPVFSVDREKKGYPDAAYRFLEHIAACDIIVCSLAENNRSYSVAFKNIFDWASRINVKVFQDKPMLLMTTSPGGYGGDNVMAEAQKFFPQFGAIIKDSFSLPKFYDNFDLDNGTITDPILLEQLNEKIEHFKETLV, encoded by the coding sequence ATGAAAATATTCGCGTTCGCAGGAAGCAATTCTTCTACCTCCATTAATAAACAGCTGGTTAAATTCGTTCTCAAAAGTTTTGAACAACAGCATGATATTGATCTCATCGACTTAAACGATTACGATATGCCGGTATTTTCTGTCGACAGAGAAAAAAAAGGTTATCCCGACGCAGCTTACCGTTTTTTAGAACATATTGCCGCCTGTGACATCATCGTATGCTCTTTAGCAGAGAACAACCGTTCTTACAGTGTGGCATTTAAAAATATCTTTGATTGGGCATCGAGAATAAATGTAAAAGTATTTCAGGACAAGCCTATGTTGTTGATGACGACTTCTCCCGGTGGCTATGGAGGGGACAATGTGATGGCAGAAGCGCAGAAATTCTTTCCTCAATTTGGCGCGATAATCAAAGACTCCTTCTCATTGCCTAAATTTTACGATAACTTTGATTTGGACAATGGCACCATAACTGACCCTATACTTCTGGAACAGCTGAATGAGAAAATAGAGCATTTTAAGGAAACTCTGGTATAG
- a CDS encoding Crp/Fnr family transcriptional regulator, whose amino-acid sequence MQAVKIRYHACLFSVYFAETNFCVNLHQRIMDHNRTAGAGAFRAHLTKFIQIDDDAFEDILTFFQNKSVAKKENLLVEGQVCRSHYFVIKGILRKFFVNEKGVEQTTEFAIENWWITDNIAYEHKLVSCFYIQAVEKSEILYISLDNQEKLLATFPVMERYFRFVYQRAYAAAQMRVKYFFSLSKEEFYRDFLHKYPEFVQRVPQYLIASFLGFTPEYLSEIRRKFNF is encoded by the coding sequence GTGCAAGCTGTCAAGATTCGTTATCATGCTTGTTTATTCAGTGTGTATTTTGCTGAGACAAACTTTTGTGTTAACTTACATCAAAGAATCATGGATCATAACAGGACAGCCGGAGCCGGAGCATTCAGGGCACACTTAACAAAATTCATTCAAATAGATGATGATGCTTTTGAAGATATATTAACATTTTTTCAAAACAAGTCAGTGGCAAAAAAAGAAAATCTGTTAGTAGAAGGGCAAGTGTGCAGATCTCATTATTTTGTAATAAAAGGGATATTGCGCAAATTTTTTGTAAATGAGAAAGGAGTAGAGCAAACAACTGAGTTTGCGATAGAAAACTGGTGGATCACCGACAACATTGCTTACGAACACAAATTGGTGAGTTGTTTTTACATTCAGGCGGTCGAGAAATCAGAAATACTGTATATCAGTCTTGATAATCAGGAAAAGTTGCTTGCTACGTTTCCCGTTATGGAACGTTATTTCCGTTTTGTGTACCAAAGGGCTTATGCGGCTGCTCAGATGCGTGTCAAGTATTTCTTTTCGCTCTCAAAGGAGGAATTTTACCGCGATTTTTTACACAAATACCCCGAATTTGTCCAACGTGTTCCTCAATATCTAATTGCTTCTTTTTTAGGTTTTACACCAGAATATTTAAGTGAAATTAGGAGGAAATTTAATTTCTGA
- a CDS encoding glutaminyl-peptide cyclotransferase gives MKKTLTLLTPMWAFFLIGCGGNNKHSAPSSIDNQPEHAPVISLEGIKQKYTQGEEIDIKIAESNRLHIDSVQYYINDHLIATVKDSRPVRYTLSREKFGKQILKVSVFNKGASIENAISVDYLPPTPPRILRYKIINTYPHDITAFTQGLEFYGDQLMESTGNGIGVSGHKGKSSIRMVNPKTGIPTKKVELPDAIFGEGATILNGKLYQLTYKNNLAFVYDINTFNRVKTLPYFQQMEGWGLTCDGQKLYMSDGSEHIYLINPEDFSKIDYIRVATDEKIVDHINEMEWVHGKIYANFFMENIIGIIDPKTGAIEALADLSELREQVTQHIDLDVLNGIAYNKKSKTFFITGKNWDKIFEISLFDELP, from the coding sequence ATGAAAAAGACACTAACTCTGCTTACACCGATGTGGGCATTTTTTTTAATCGGATGCGGAGGAAACAACAAACACTCTGCACCCTCCTCAATCGATAACCAACCCGAACATGCGCCTGTCATTAGTTTGGAAGGCATCAAACAAAAGTACACTCAGGGGGAAGAAATCGACATTAAAATTGCGGAATCCAATCGGCTACATATAGATTCTGTGCAATATTATATCAATGATCATCTTATTGCAACTGTAAAAGATAGTAGGCCCGTCCGATACACGTTGAGCAGAGAAAAGTTTGGTAAACAGATCCTTAAAGTTAGCGTATTTAACAAGGGGGCATCGATTGAAAACGCGATAAGTGTTGACTATCTGCCTCCTACACCGCCGAGAATACTGCGTTACAAGATTATCAACACATACCCACATGATATCACAGCGTTCACGCAGGGACTGGAATTTTATGGAGATCAACTCATGGAAAGTACGGGAAACGGTATCGGTGTCAGCGGACATAAAGGCAAATCCAGTATCCGGATGGTAAATCCTAAAACAGGAATACCGACCAAAAAAGTAGAACTACCAGATGCAATTTTCGGTGAAGGAGCAACGATATTAAACGGGAAACTATACCAGCTGACGTACAAGAACAATCTAGCCTTTGTCTATGACATCAACACATTCAATAGAGTAAAAACACTGCCTTATTTTCAACAGATGGAAGGCTGGGGCCTTACTTGTGACGGCCAAAAACTCTACATGTCAGACGGATCCGAGCACATTTACCTGATCAATCCTGAGGATTTTTCCAAGATTGACTATATACGGGTTGCTACCGACGAGAAAATCGTTGACCATATCAATGAGATGGAATGGGTGCACGGAAAAATTTATGCCAACTTTTTTATGGAGAATATCATTGGTATTATTGACCCCAAAACTGGGGCAATTGAAGCTTTAGCTGATCTTTCTGAATTACGCGAACAGGTCACCCAACATATAGATCTGGACGTGCTGAATGGAATAGCTTATAACAAAAAGTCAAAAACTTTCTTTATTACCGGAAAGAATTGGGACAAAATTTTCGAAATCAGCTTATTTGATGAGTTACCGTAG
- a CDS encoding alpha/beta fold hydrolase: MKLFVKTLSAMLLALTYFTGHAQTGRPVLDIMLSNYQYPYPVHFLELKSQGENLKMAYMDVKPLQPNGQTVMLLHGKNFNGAYWKTTIQALNGAGYRVIIPDQIGFGKSSKPTAYQYSFQQLAANTKLLLDKLNLNKISLLGHSMGGMLATRLALTYPETVERLILENPIGLEDWKVVAPYTTIDQNFQTELNASYDAAKRYQKGFYYDNKWKPEYDEWVYLLTGWTKAKDYPTVALVNAKTSDMIFTQPVMYEFQHIKVPTLLIIGTRDRTAIGKANVKDPKIAAAMGQYQNLGKETQQKIKGSKLVELEDVGHLPHIEAFGQFIQPLLSFLKD; the protein is encoded by the coding sequence ATGAAACTATTTGTAAAGACGCTCTCTGCGATGTTACTTGCGTTGACTTATTTCACAGGTCATGCGCAAACTGGCCGTCCCGTCCTTGATATTATGCTCAGCAATTATCAATATCCTTATCCCGTACATTTTCTCGAACTGAAGAGCCAGGGCGAAAACTTAAAAATGGCTTATATGGATGTCAAACCTCTGCAGCCGAACGGGCAAACCGTTATGCTTCTCCACGGCAAAAACTTTAATGGTGCCTATTGGAAGACCACCATCCAGGCACTGAACGGGGCAGGCTACCGGGTTATTATCCCAGATCAGATTGGATTCGGTAAGTCTTCCAAACCGACAGCCTATCAATACAGTTTTCAGCAATTGGCTGCAAATACAAAGCTGCTACTGGATAAATTGAATCTCAACAAAATTAGCCTGCTCGGCCATTCAATGGGCGGTATGCTCGCTACGCGATTAGCACTGACATATCCCGAAACTGTCGAAAGACTTATCTTGGAAAATCCTATCGGTCTGGAAGATTGGAAAGTTGTGGCACCCTATACCACCATTGACCAAAATTTTCAAACCGAATTAAATGCCAGTTACGATGCCGCAAAAAGATATCAAAAAGGATTCTATTACGACAACAAATGGAAGCCCGAATATGATGAATGGGTATATTTGCTTACCGGATGGACCAAAGCCAAAGACTACCCTACCGTTGCACTGGTGAATGCCAAGACTTCAGACATGATATTTACACAGCCCGTAATGTATGAATTTCAGCATATCAAAGTCCCAACTTTGCTAATTATAGGTACCCGGGATCGGACAGCCATTGGCAAAGCTAACGTAAAGGATCCAAAAATAGCAGCAGCCATGGGGCAATACCAGAATTTAGGAAAAGAAACTCAGCAAAAAATAAAAGGCTCAAAACTCGTGGAACTTGAAGACGTAGGACATTTACCCCATATTGAAGCTTTTGGTCAGTTTATTCAGCCACTGCTCTCTTTTTTGAAGGATTAG